The DNA sequence TGCTTTTGATTATTCACCACCAATATATATTATCAATGAAAGATAAATAACAAACAGTACATTGGAATTTATTTTTCCGATGTTAGAATTTGGGGGGGTGAAAAATGTACAGATTTCTTTTGGTTGCCATGATTTTCCTTGCCATGGGAGCTGCAGCTGCCCAGGAAACTGATGACAACTTACAGGTAAATTCGGATCTTGCAGTGGACGCAGAATACCTTGATCTTGATGAAAACATTATAACCACTGCCAGCGTTGGCGATGAGGTCTTTGAGGGAGTTGCAGTCACAAACCTCGGCCCTGGAAATGCAACCGGGGTGAAGGTCGATATAACAAGGAGCAGTCAGTATCCCTTTGAGTACCTTGAACATGAGGTTTCATGGGACAATGGGGCAAACTGGATCTACAATGATCCATCCTACGACCCATTGACCAGCAGGTGGACCATCGGGAACCTACCTGTGGGCGCGGTCTACAAACTTGTTGTGCACCAGAGGGCCACGGCGTCCGGGTCCGCACAGTTCACAGCAACAATCTCAGGAGATCAGCCAGACCTCAATACCACAAACAATAATGATACTGCAACAATCATAATAAAGGAATCTCAGGAAGTTCCAGCAGCTGGAGCAGGAATGGTCCCAATGCAGGAGACAGGCGCAGCAGCAGGTTTACTTGTGGCTGGAATAGGCATACTTGGAGCAGGAATGGTTATCTCAAGAAGATAACCCAAAAATTTATTTTTTTGATTCAAGGTTGCTTTGCCATTGCACATATACTGCAGATACCTGTTTTTTTGGTGACGGGAATCAGATCAGTATCAGGATGACCAGGAGAAGGAGTGAACTGAAAAATACTATCGTACCCTTTATCATTATAACGGCACCGTCCTCCTCCACGAGGTAGGGTATACCATAGGATAG is a window from the Methanothermobacter thermautotrophicus str. Delta H genome containing:
- a CDS encoding NPXTG-anchored protein, encoding MYRFLLVAMIFLAMGAAAAQETDDNLQVNSDLAVDAEYLDLDENIITTASVGDEVFEGVAVTNLGPGNATGVKVDITRSSQYPFEYLEHEVSWDNGANWIYNDPSYDPLTSRWTIGNLPVGAVYKLVVHQRATASGSAQFTATISGDQPDLNTTNNNDTATIIIKESQEVPAAGAGMVPMQETGAAAGLLVAGIGILGAGMVISRR